TTCAGTTGGCTGAGAACTTTGATTTCCTGAAGCCAATAATAGTAAAAGCAAGAAGAGACATAAGCCAATAGTAAAAGCAAGAAAGCCAAGTAAATAAACACAAAGATCATTTCTTCTACaagtaataagaattttattataacAAGAGAAAACTGCAGGTACACTGACTGTGCACGAAGCTCTCACATGGAATAACAATAAAcatagaaagagaaatgataaaatcaacaaaaaaaacatagaagTGGTGCCAAGCACATGAGACCACTCTAACAACGGCAGAAGAATCTCCACTCAATAGTAGACAATAATAGACAACTGCAGCccatgataatttattttttgagaattttaaagcTTAACATCTAAGAAGACTGCCATACATACTCCTGAAACATATCTACCGCAGCAGTACATGGATCACAACAAAAAAGCAACCACATTCTCGTAtctataatgaataaaataagttagaattatgCCGACTAATCACAAAATCCAAGAAATGAAAGGTGTCTGTGACTCTATACCATATACTGCTACTTCTGACTCCTCAAAAGTGTATGTGGTACTCTTTAAGACAAAACATTTTGAAAGACAAagcaacaacccaaataaaaaaatagtacacTTACAGTATCCTTTATGTTGCATGAAACCTACAATAAGCTCTCATGCACACCTAAAAGTTAATACAGCCCTCACccaaaaaaagggagagagagagagagagagtagtccTCAGTGGAAGCATTGCAGGACTAAACTGATCATTGTATGCGAACCACAGGCAAAGGAAAGATTCATAATTGATAGAATACCCCTCAGCAGAGCAAGGGGCATGGAACCTATGTTATAATGCATGCTCATCTATAATATAGAACTAGGACAGAATCTTCATACTTCAAAGCAAAAAAGGCTTGTCCTACGCACAGTTCATAAGAGGTCATTTCAGTCAATGGAAGAACACCCccccaccccaaaaaaaaaaaaaaaaaaaaaaaaaacaccactAGGGTGTCAAACTCAAAAACTAGAAGCaactttttcttctccaaaGAAGGAACAACCATGACATgtaccaaaaagaaaaggataattGATAATACACCCGATTAATGTACAAATAAGGGCTACAAAATTCTTTGTGGCAAAAATTAACAACATTATTTTCAGACAACAGGTGAATTTCTCAATACCTAGAAGTACAAAAGTTCACCAAGCAAACACACAAAAAGAAGGTGGCATCCTGacatgattaaaaaattgatattacgCAGAACCAAGGGATCCATACGCCATAAAACCTTCTTAGAGAAAAAGAAACgtgtagaagaaaaaaaaatgtaacaattgagaaaatctagaaaagaaaaaataaatcctaGTGAAAATCAAATACCTATAATTTCAGTCATAGGGAAACTTCTCAAGGCCTGTAGAACAAACagacacacatgcacacaccaTTCCCAGTCAAATCATGGACTCTAACACGAAAGGAAACCTTTGTGGTCCCAAATTGTGGCCATGCAATAATTATCCTAAGCAACTTTATGTAACCTATGACCACGTTCACATATTTCAACCATTCATTGCGGGCATGACTGTCATGGCTTACCCATTGACTTGTTAGCTCTGTACAGGAGGACATGGATGGCCAGAGGTTCccaaataagaaacaaaaaatgcaagctaaaccattttctggaaataTTACATCAGGTATAGCCTGAGAGGGATGATATTATGTCAGGTACCATAAGACTTCACTGATTACAATATATGCAGCTCTGTAGTGAACTAGTAGTGCAATAAATTCTGAAGGATAACCTGCTGCAATTGCTTGATACACTCTGCAGCTTTTGGGTCATCAGGAAGTAATTCAACTTCCTTCATTGCACATAAAGCTCCAGTTAGCCTGCAAGAAGAGAATTACTGTGGTCAGACTATACTGCAGAAAAAGAAACCAACATAAGAAGTATGCGGAGCATATATACCGATTGGTGGCAACATAAACACTTCCAAATGTACCGCGCCCAATAAGCTTTCCTTTTTTCCATGGACTTTTCATTGGCACAAACTCTGATTTAGCTATAGCCTGAGGAATGGGAGCTGAGGGTGAAGGCATGGCTGCACCAGGAGGAAGAGGTAATGGGTGGACATTTACAGGACAGTCAGTTTCAAAGCGTGCTATTGAGGTGTCGTGGGATAATTTTGAATGCAATGGCGATGCAGGTCCACTTGGGCTTTTCGGGTTTTGCAGGTGACTTCTTGCCGGACTGTGATGGGGAGATGTATTACAACTAAATGCAGAGTAATCAAAGAATGCAGGGGGAGGGAGCCCTGGTATCATTTCCGAGGTAGGCATCTCCGGAGCAGACCAGGCTTGATTCCCCGTAGGAACAATGTAATAGTAATACGGAAATGCATCAGCTGCACTCCGCCTTTGTGGGCTGAGTGCAGGACTTGAGAAAGGACTAGTTGGAGCACTCCTGATGGGAACATCGACCCTGAAGCCATTTGTTGAGCTTTTAGAGCCATTTAGGTCTTGAGACTCCCTCCTAGATGACTTCTTGTCAGCATGATCTGTAGTCTTTTTTGTGTATCTCGCATCTTGGCTGGCAAACACGCTGATAATAGAACATAGTTAATACTTAATAGAGGTAAAAGGTTAGTACAAATAAGGTAATACAAGTCAACGAGGCATCAGTCTATGCGTGATGAATCAAATTTCAGAcgatgatcaaaataagaacTTTTCCCAATAGAGCAACTGCTAAGATGCGAAGGGCATACAGCATACATTGGCCACAACGAATCACGAGGAGGAGCCTTTAGTTTGAAGTTCGCCAATCAACAAAGTTGCACCAGGCAATAAAATTCAAGCTTGCTTTATTAGAGAGAGATACTGTATATACAAGTCTTAAAAGGTACTAGAATAATTTTACTTAGTATCCTACACatacatttcttttaattttttttttatttttacataacaATTAcgtagaacaactcaattaatttagtaagaataatttttttaaaaaaatattaaatatgtaaaatgtgTGGCTTGGATAGTGTactcaaaaaattgaaataaatattagaatggTGCTAGGCTGCCACACAGTAATAGTAATGATAGTTAAGCGTGCCGTCTAGtacaaaattagtttttttatttttttgttctttttcttttcatatttttaacatatattaatatttttaataaataaaaaaatacatcttttaatcattaagttaaaaataaataaatacaaaatgagAGACGGCATATTAACATTTTCCTAAAGATTAACCTCCAATTCATACAACAGCCATGAGAAATTAACATGTTCGCAAACCCAGACGAAACGGGAGCAAAAGAACTCCACCAAAAAGAACTAAAAACCATTCGTTGATTCATGCCTAACCAAGTAAATTATTGTGAATCAAATACGAAAATAATTAGCCAATTAAAATAGCCTGACACCCAAAAAAccagtaaatatatatatatatatatatatgatattaaacgAAGTTTATAAATATCGATTATACAAATCGAATCAAGATGAAATATTTACCTCTTAATTGGAGAGTTGGAGAACGCTCCCCCTCTATCTCGCTCCTCTACGCCTCGGCTCGGCCCAGTCGTCGGTGAAGGGAGCTGGAAGTCCACGTAGCTGGAACTCAACCTATCCTTGCGGCCAAAGATCCCTAATTCCGGCAGCGGAAGCGGCTGCGGCTTCGCCGAGGATGCGGACGCCGCCGTGGAAGAGAACCGCGGGGTCGAGAAATCGGCATCGTTGCTCGGAGATAGCACATGCTGCGCCAGAGGCTCGGGCGGGCCCGAGATGTCGTGTTGATCATTCAAATGACGGAGCTTCCGCTGTCGCGTGAGCTTCCTAACCGGACCGAAACTCCACCCGGTGGAGACGTCAACAATCCTCCCGCTAGGCGATTCACCACCCCGGGATTTGAGCGAGGACGACGAGGATCGAGAGCTGGAGGAGGATGAGAACGAAATGCTAGGCAACCAACGCATTGTTGCACCCAATCATGCTACGTACCTACACCAACATAAATGCTTGTATATTAATCAGTGACTTTCAAAGGATCAGTGGATGGATACGAAGGAACTATGTTGCTGGCAAGGTCGTTGGGCAAGAAGACAGGGAGAGTACCCtagaaggaggaggagaaggtcCATGGGAAGAACCgtggatcttcttcttcttcgaggGACATATGGACGCGGACGGTGTTGGAGGTCCTCGATTGCTTTCAGTTCTCTCTCCAACAACGTACTTCCACTCCAAACGGGAAAGAGGGGGGTCTCCATTTTGAGAGGTCAATATGCTCTCCTACTTCTAACCAAGTCAAGCCTTTTGAGAGACACGATGTGTGTATTTTGCGTGTATtcgttttttttcttaattaaaattccgttatttcttctattttggaTGGAAGGTACGTACTTTGTGCCGCCTCCCATTGACAGATGTAAGATGTATGGCGTTGCATGGGGTGAGTAAATTATGTGGTATGTTATGTGATTTCTAGCATTGAGGTAGGTGACTAAATTATGataataaaaagagtaatgttatatatagttatggaGTGCGTAAGTGtcatgtaatcattttgaaaagagtgaggtttattattaaaaaattaatttctttttatgtaggtctcatatttatttattttttttaaaatgactgcacgacgcttatatttattcattgaCAGATGTCAGATGTATGGCGTTGCATGGGGTGAGTAAATTATGTGGTATGTTATGTGATTTAGCTAGGTGACTAaattatgataataaaaatgatagttatagtgtttttttttttttaaaaaacattatgtgatgtttgtataatttatgattatatttaatattacttaaatacaaaatactctCATCCTATCACAAAATGTtatgttatttcttttatatataacaaaattttatgttattagaatTACGATTAATGCTATATACACATTTAGGATATGCTAgtctaaaatcaattttcatggttgaattatttttttttaaaatttttgtacgaAATTTACACGCTCTAGAtctgtacaaattattttcttaaaaatacatATTGCTTGTTATTATAGAATTCCATGTCATTCAAAATTAACGtgataaatactttaaaattgtatataattttgtaatataaggaaaatactacatcatctttaattaattactacgagaagcatatataaatatgtatatatatgtatatatataatttatatatggtctTTATTgctataaaagaaatatatattattagtggGTCTATAAGTAATAAATGAGAATCCAATCAATGAATGTTACCGACTTTGAATCAATCGAAGCATTTCAACGAATTAACGTAGTCACTAGTCATTTTTATTTGTTCCATGCAAACTGTGGACACAACAAGTACCGGGACATCAAACAACATGATGGAAAGAGACCCTTCTGTCCTCACCCGATTAAAATGTACAATATCgtcattttagatttttgggtttttggggtttgaactttgaagtgTACGTAGGGCCTGAGAATATAGTCTATGATCAGAGACTGCGgcccaaaataataatcattcagggtaaaaataataatcatgtcTCATATCGGATATGAAAATGCTAGTTAGCCCATTGGATTTGTTTTCTGGGTTTGATTGTTAgcgtattttattttattttttatttttttaaagaataatattatttatcatcttaatttttatcatcttccGATTATCTTATGATGTAgcattaaataattagaaattatttataatattttacttgtgaatgTAGATATCATAAGatgataatgaaaaaatagatgatgaataaatttattattttttaatatatttaaagaagTTATAACTAGcgaaattgtattatttttttacatgttgaaaaaatattaaaaaaaaaaagtgaactaGCGGTCAGCCTAGCAATAAAAACTGGGCGGCCATATCGGATATTTTCATTGATCCGGCTTTTATCTATTCTGAGTTCAAAAATTATTGGCCATCGTTTTGTTGAAAACTACTTGTCAATTATTGGTGACCTTGAACCTGAGCTTTAGTGCGTAGTCAAATTTTTCTCCTGAGTCTGTAATTATGTGCACCCCTACTACTCCTCCGGCCTGGCAGGATGAGCCATCGAAGTAGACCTGCCAAGACTTGCACTAGGGCATAATGATTATCTCCTTTGGAAAGTTTGAGAATTTAGCTACAAAATCCGCCAACACCTGGCCTTTAATTGTTGTATGTGAAAGATACTCAATTTCAAACTCACTTTATTTGACTGCCCAATTAGTCATTCGACCAGATGTATCatgtttttgtaatatttttctcagtTGGACATCGGTAAGCACTTTTATCGGGCGAACTTGAAAATATGG
This window of the Juglans regia cultivar Chandler chromosome 12, Walnut 2.0, whole genome shotgun sequence genome carries:
- the LOC109018968 gene encoding mitogen-activated protein kinase kinase kinase 5-like isoform X1, whose translation is MRWLPSISFSSSSSSRSSSSSLKSRGGESPSGRIVDVSTGWSFGPVRKLTRQRKLRHLNDQHDISGPPEPLAQHVLSPSNDADFSTPRFSSTAASASSAKPQPLPLPELGIFGRKDRLSSSYVDFQLPSPTTGPSRGVEERDRGGAFSNSPIKSVFASQDARYTKKTTDHADKKSSRRESQDLNGSKSSTNGFRVDVPIRSAPTSPFSSPALSPQRRSAADAFPYYYYIVPTGNQAWSAPEMPTSEMIPGLPPPAFFDYSAFSCNTSPHHSPARSHLQNPKSPSGPASPLHSKLSHDTSIARFETDCPVNVHPLPLPPGAAMPSPSAPIPQAIAKSEFVPMKSPWKKGKLIGRGTFGSVYVATNRLTGALCAMKEVELLPDDPKAAECIKQLQQAIPDVIFPENGLACIFCFLFGNLWPSMSSCTELTSQWEIKVLSQLKHLNIVQYYGSEIVEDRFYIYLEYVHPGSINKYVREHCGAMTESVVRNFTRHILNGLAYLHSTKTIHRDIKGANLLVDSFGVVKLADFGMAKHLTGQAADLSLKGSPYWMAPELMQGVMQRDSSSDLALAVDIWSLGCTIIEMLTGKPPWSEFEGAAAMFKILRDTPSIPETLSSEGKDFLRCCFQRNPAQRPSAAMLLEHRFMKNSQQLDVSYCNAAFNGKNFTQ
- the LOC109018968 gene encoding mitogen-activated protein kinase kinase kinase 5-like isoform X2 encodes the protein MRWLPSISFSSSSSSRSSSSSLKSRGGESPSGRIVDVSTGWSFGPVRKLTRQRKLRHLNDQHDISGPPEPLAQHVLSPSNDADFSTPRFSSTAASASSAKPQPLPLPELGIFGRKDRLSSSYVDFQLPSPTTGPSRGVEERDRGGAFSNSPIKSVFASQDARYTKKTTDHADKKSSRRESQDLNGSKSSTNGFRVDVPIRSAPTSPFSSPALSPQRRSAADAFPYYYYIVPTGNQAWSAPEMPTSEMIPGLPPPAFFDYSAFSCNTSPHHSPARSHLQNPKSPSGPASPLHSKLSHDTSIARFETDCPVNVHPLPLPPGAAMPSPSAPIPQAIAKSEFVPMKSPWKKGKLIGRGTFGSVYVATNRLTGALCAMKEVELLPDDPKAAECIKQLQQAIPDVIFPENGLACIFCFLFGNLWPSMSSCTELTSQWEIKVLSQLKHLNIVQYYGSEIVEDRFYIYLEYVHPGSINKYVREHCGAMTESVVRNFTRHILNGLAYLHSTKTIHRDIKGANLLVDSFGVVKLADFGMAKHLMQGVMQRDSSSDLALAVDIWSLGCTIIEMLTGKPPWSEFEGAAAMFKILRDTPSIPETLSSEGKDFLRCCFQRNPAQRPSAAMLLEHRFMKNSQQLDVSYCNAAFNGKNFTQ